Proteins from a genomic interval of Pseudomonas anuradhapurensis:
- a CDS encoding glycosyltransferase family 4 protein, with amino-acid sequence MLIVHIADITMFYAPASGGVRTYLDAKHHRLDAIHGVRHSLLIPGASAQHADGIYQVPAPPLPFGNGYRFPVRLAPWCNVLRKLKPDLIEVGDPYLTAWAALEARRQLNVPVIGFYHSDLPLLVSNRMGNWFTPNVEAYVSKLYGNFDRVLAPSQVMADKLRRLGVRDVHVQRLGVDLGTFHPSRRDPQLRAELGIADTSRLLIYAGRGSREKNLPVLLDCMQHLGRPYHLLLVGSNMPANVPQNVSVIDHFCPAPEVARLMASADLLVHAGDQETFGLVILEAMASATPVVAVRAGAFGEIVNEHCGRLCRPNDGQAMADAVREAFEAGVRKLGAQARRHVEQHYSWDNVVAGLLQHYQAVLGHQPQARAHA; translated from the coding sequence ATGCTGATCGTGCACATCGCCGACATCACCATGTTCTACGCCCCCGCCAGCGGCGGCGTACGTACCTATCTTGATGCCAAACACCACCGCCTCGACGCCATCCACGGCGTGCGCCACAGCCTGCTGATACCCGGCGCCAGCGCGCAACATGCCGATGGCATCTACCAGGTGCCCGCACCGCCGCTGCCATTCGGCAACGGCTACCGCTTCCCGGTACGCCTGGCCCCTTGGTGCAACGTACTGCGCAAGCTCAAGCCTGACCTGATCGAAGTCGGCGACCCCTACCTCACTGCCTGGGCTGCGCTGGAAGCAAGGCGCCAGTTGAATGTGCCGGTGATCGGTTTCTACCATTCCGACCTGCCACTGCTGGTCAGCAACCGCATGGGCAACTGGTTCACGCCCAATGTCGAAGCTTACGTCAGCAAGTTGTATGGCAATTTCGACCGGGTCCTGGCGCCCAGCCAGGTCATGGCCGACAAACTGCGCCGGCTGGGCGTGCGGGACGTGCACGTGCAGCGCCTGGGCGTCGACCTGGGCACCTTCCACCCCAGCCGACGGGACCCGCAGCTGCGTGCCGAACTGGGCATTGCCGACACCAGCCGGTTGCTGATCTATGCCGGCCGTGGCTCGCGGGAAAAGAACCTGCCGGTACTGCTCGACTGCATGCAGCACCTTGGCCGCCCTTACCACCTTTTGCTGGTGGGCTCGAACATGCCGGCCAACGTGCCGCAGAACGTCAGCGTGATCGACCACTTCTGCCCTGCCCCGGAAGTCGCCAGGCTGATGGCCAGCGCTGACCTGCTGGTGCATGCCGGCGACCAGGAAACCTTCGGCCTGGTCATTCTCGAAGCCATGGCCAGCGCCACCCCGGTGGTGGCCGTGCGCGCCGGTGCATTCGGCGAGATCGTCAACGAACACTGCGGGCGCCTGTGCCGGCCGAACGATGGCCAGGCCATGGCGGACGCCGTGCGCGAGGCGTTCGAGGCCGGCGTACGCAAACTGGGGGCACAGGCCCGCCGCCATGTCGAACAGCATTACTCCTGGGACAACGTGGTGGCCGGCCTGCTGCAGCACTACCAGGCCGTGCTCGGCCACCAGCCGCAGGCTCGCGCCCATGCTTGA
- the pyk gene encoding pyruvate kinase: MTIRRTKIVATLGPASNSPEVIEQLILAGLDVARLNFSHGTPDEHKARARLIRDIAAKNGRHVALLGDLQGPKIRIAKFANKRIELKIGDKFTFSTAHPLTEGNQDIVGIDYPDLVKDCGVGDELLLDDGRVVMRVETATADALHCVVIIGGPLSDHKGINRKGGGLTAPALTEKDKADIKLAAEMDLDYLAVSFPRDASDMEYARKLRDEAGGSAWLVAKIERAEAVADDDTLDKLIAASDAVMVARGDLGVEIGDAELIAIQKKIIQHARRNNKAVIVATQMMESMIQNPMPTRAEVSDVANAVLDNTDAVMLSAESAAGAYPIEAVQAMARICLGAEKHPTSQKSSHRLHTTFERCDESIALAAMYTANHFPGVKAIIALTESGYTPLIMSRLRSHVPIFALSPHRATQARASMFRGVYPIAFDPASLPADKVSQAAVDELLKRGLVEQGDWVILTKGDSYHTIGGTNGMKILHVGDPLVG; this comes from the coding sequence ATGACCATCCGCCGTACCAAAATCGTCGCCACCCTTGGCCCCGCCAGCAATTCGCCGGAAGTGATCGAACAGCTGATCCTCGCCGGCCTGGACGTGGCACGCCTGAACTTCTCCCACGGCACCCCGGACGAGCACAAGGCCCGCGCCCGCCTGATCCGTGACATCGCCGCCAAGAACGGCCGCCATGTCGCGCTGCTGGGTGACCTGCAGGGTCCGAAGATCCGCATTGCCAAGTTCGCCAACAAGCGCATCGAATTGAAGATCGGTGACAAGTTCACCTTCTCCACCGCCCACCCGCTGACCGAAGGCAACCAGGACATCGTCGGTATCGACTACCCCGACCTGGTCAAGGACTGCGGCGTCGGCGACGAACTGCTGCTCGATGATGGCCGCGTGGTCATGCGCGTCGAAACCGCCACCGCAGACGCCCTGCACTGCGTGGTGATCATCGGCGGCCCGCTGTCGGACCACAAGGGTATCAACCGTAAAGGTGGCGGCCTGACCGCACCGGCCCTGACCGAAAAAGACAAGGCCGACATCAAGCTGGCCGCGGAAATGGACCTGGACTACCTGGCCGTGTCGTTCCCGCGTGATGCCAGCGACATGGAATATGCGCGCAAGCTGCGTGACGAGGCCGGCGGCAGCGCCTGGCTGGTAGCCAAGATCGAACGCGCCGAAGCCGTTGCCGACGACGACACCCTCGACAAGCTGATCGCCGCCTCCGACGCCGTGATGGTCGCCCGTGGTGACCTGGGCGTGGAAATCGGCGACGCCGAGCTGATCGCCATCCAGAAAAAGATCATCCAGCACGCCCGCCGCAACAACAAGGCGGTGATCGTGGCGACCCAGATGATGGAGTCGATGATCCAGAACCCGATGCCGACCCGTGCCGAAGTGTCCGACGTGGCCAACGCCGTGCTGGACAACACCGACGCGGTCATGCTGTCGGCAGAAAGTGCCGCCGGTGCCTACCCGATCGAAGCCGTCCAGGCCATGGCCCGCATCTGCCTGGGTGCCGAAAAGCACCCGACCAGCCAGAAGTCCAGCCACCGCCTGCACACCACCTTCGAGCGCTGCGACGAAAGCATCGCCCTGGCGGCCATGTACACCGCCAACCACTTCCCGGGCGTGAAGGCGATCATCGCCCTGACCGAGAGTGGCTACACCCCGCTGATCATGTCGCGCCTGCGTTCGCACGTGCCGATCTTCGCCCTGTCGCCGCACCGCGCCACCCAGGCTCGCGCCTCGATGTTCCGCGGCGTGTACCCGATCGCCTTCGACCCGGCTTCGCTGCCGGCCGACAAGGTGAGCCAGGCGGCGGTCGACGAACTGCTCAAGCGTGGCCTGGTGGAACAAGGTGACTGGGTGATCCTGACCAAGGGTGACAGCTACCACACCATCGGTGGCACCAACGGCATGAAGATCCTGCACGTGGGTGATCCGCTGGTCGGTTGA
- a CDS encoding DUF2334 domain-containing protein, which produces MLEPLPGARSLMLVLHDVAPETWPDYQPFVQAVDAIGGVPMTWLVVPDFHQRNPLLRSPAFCRLLERRLAQGDELALHGYYHADDGPPPRTPGEYFMRRIYTHEGEFYALDQQQALQRLQHGLAVFGQQGWPVAGFVAPAWLMSEGTRQALRQLPLRYTSTPQHLYRLPEFTAVEAPGLVWSARSAWRRGLSRWVCDWQCRRWREAETLRLGLHPVDMRHRSSRDYWLNTLRNLLAQGREPLTKSAWLDRKVGA; this is translated from the coding sequence ATGCTTGAGCCATTGCCAGGTGCGCGCAGCCTGATGCTGGTGCTGCACGATGTGGCCCCCGAGACCTGGCCGGACTACCAACCCTTCGTCCAGGCAGTCGACGCCATCGGCGGCGTGCCCATGACCTGGCTGGTGGTACCGGACTTTCACCAGCGCAACCCCCTGCTGCGCTCGCCCGCCTTCTGCCGTCTGCTCGAACGGCGCCTGGCACAAGGCGACGAGTTGGCGCTGCACGGCTATTACCATGCCGATGACGGCCCGCCGCCGCGTACGCCCGGCGAGTACTTCATGCGCCGCATCTATACCCATGAAGGCGAGTTCTACGCACTCGACCAGCAACAGGCACTGCAACGCCTGCAGCACGGCCTGGCCGTGTTCGGCCAGCAGGGTTGGCCAGTGGCCGGCTTTGTCGCACCCGCCTGGCTGATGAGCGAAGGTACCCGCCAGGCCTTGCGTCAACTGCCGCTGCGCTACACCAGCACGCCGCAGCACCTGTATCGCTTGCCGGAGTTCACCGCGGTCGAGGCCCCAGGCCTGGTCTGGAGTGCCCGCAGCGCCTGGCGCCGCGGCCTGTCACGGTGGGTCTGCGACTGGCAATGCCGGCGTTGGCGCGAGGCCGAAACCCTGCGCCTGGGCCTGCACCCGGTGGACATGCGCCATCGCAGCTCCCGCGACTACTGGTTGAACACCTTGCGCAACCTCCTGGCCCAGGGCCGCGAACCTCTGACCAAGTCGGCCTGGCTGGACCGCAAGGTCGGCGCATGA
- the mvaT gene encoding histone-like nucleoid-structuring protein MvaT, with amino-acid sequence MSLINEYRATEEAIKELQARLANLSQDDKLKKELEFEGKLRNLMGEYSKSLRDVIALLDPDSKLSKAPRGAVKTTATKRARKVKQYKNPHNNEVIETKGGNHKTLKEWKAKWGGDVVESWATLLD; translated from the coding sequence ATGTCCCTGATCAACGAATACCGCGCCACCGAAGAAGCCATCAAGGAACTTCAAGCTCGCCTGGCCAATCTGTCGCAGGATGACAAGCTGAAGAAAGAACTGGAGTTCGAAGGCAAACTGCGCAACCTGATGGGCGAATACTCCAAGTCGCTGCGCGACGTGATTGCCCTGCTCGACCCCGATTCGAAACTGAGCAAAGCGCCTCGCGGTGCCGTCAAGACTACCGCCACCAAGCGTGCGCGCAAGGTCAAGCAATACAAGAACCCACACAACAATGAAGTGATTGAAACCAAAGGCGGCAACCACAAGACCCTGAAAGAGTGGAAAGCCAAATGGGGTGGCGATGTGGTTGAAAGCTGGGCGACCCTGCTGGACTGA
- the sbcB gene encoding exodeoxyribonuclease I has translation MTSSIFWHDYETTGINPRCDRPLQVAGVRTDFDLNEIDEPISLYCRPSDDILPHPAACLVTGITPQQLAEQGLCEAEFMTRVHEQLAQPGTCGAGYNTLRFDDEVTRYSLYRNFFDPYGREWQGGNSRWDLIDIVRTAYALRPDGIEWPQQDGRVSLRLELLSKANGIDHGHAHEALSDVRATIALARLIRQKQPKLYEWLFQLRSKHKVMEQVRLLQPLVHISGRFSAARNYLGVVLPLAWHPRNRNALVVCDLHQETLPLIRESAEVLRQRLYTRHEQLAEGELPVPLKLVQINRCPVLAPLSVLRPADQQRLGLDLASLQLRGEELARQQLQWQDKLEHIYGQEDFAPNDDPEQQLYEGFFGDRDRRLCEQVRALEPAQLGRGHWMFDDPRLPELLFRYRARNFPDTLSSEERQRWFSFCQQRLSDPKWGAPNTLGDFEQARQQAWAGADEAGRRVLEAWHEHARQLQARFAIG, from the coding sequence GTGACCTCCAGCATTTTCTGGCACGACTACGAAACCACCGGCATCAACCCGCGCTGCGACCGGCCGTTGCAGGTGGCCGGTGTGCGCACCGACTTCGACCTCAATGAAATCGACGAGCCGATCAGCCTTTATTGCCGGCCCTCCGACGACATCCTGCCGCACCCGGCTGCCTGCCTGGTAACCGGCATCACCCCGCAGCAGCTGGCTGAGCAAGGGCTATGCGAAGCCGAATTCATGACCCGGGTGCATGAGCAACTGGCCCAGCCAGGCACCTGTGGTGCTGGCTACAACACCCTGCGCTTCGACGACGAAGTGACCCGCTACAGCCTGTACCGCAACTTCTTCGACCCCTATGGCCGTGAATGGCAGGGCGGCAACAGCCGCTGGGACCTCATCGACATCGTGCGCACGGCGTATGCCCTGCGCCCTGACGGTATCGAATGGCCGCAGCAGGACGGGCGTGTCAGCCTGCGCCTGGAACTGCTGAGCAAGGCCAATGGCATCGACCACGGTCATGCCCACGAAGCACTTTCCGACGTGCGGGCAACCATCGCCCTGGCCCGTCTGATACGCCAGAAACAGCCGAAGTTGTATGAATGGCTGTTCCAGTTGCGCAGCAAGCATAAAGTCATGGAACAGGTCCGTTTGCTGCAACCGCTGGTACATATATCCGGGCGCTTTTCAGCGGCCCGCAACTACCTGGGTGTCGTTTTGCCACTGGCGTGGCACCCGCGTAATCGCAATGCGCTGGTTGTCTGCGACTTGCATCAGGAAACCCTACCTTTAATACGGGAAAGTGCTGAAGTTCTACGCCAGCGCTTGTATACCCGCCATGAACAACTGGCCGAGGGTGAACTACCCGTGCCGTTGAAACTGGTGCAGATCAACCGCTGCCCGGTACTGGCACCACTGTCGGTACTGCGCCCGGCCGATCAACAACGGCTGGGCCTGGACTTGGCCTCGTTGCAATTGCGCGGCGAAGAACTGGCCAGGCAACAGTTGCAATGGCAAGACAAACTGGAACACATCTACGGCCAGGAAGACTTCGCCCCGAACGATGACCCGGAACAACAGTTGTATGAAGGATTTTTCGGCGACCGTGACCGCCGCTTATGCGAGCAAGTTCGTGCGCTGGAGCCTGCGCAATTGGGCCGTGGGCACTGGATGTTCGACGACCCGCGCTTGCCGGAATTGTTGTTCCGCTACCGGGCGCGCAACTTCCCCGACACCTTGAGCAGCGAAGAGCGGCAACGCTGGTTCAGCTTCTGCCAGCAGCGCCTGAGCGACCCGAAATGGGGCGCGCCGAATACCCTGGGCGACTTCGAGCAGGCGCGCCAGCAGGCCTGGGCGGGCGCTGACGAGGCGGGGCGGCGTGTGCTGGAGGCCTGGCATGAGCACGCCCGGCAGTTGCAGGCCAGGTTTGCCATTGGCTGA
- a CDS encoding helicase HerA-like domain-containing protein: protein MSEISTIVVGAGPDGQPVGQAMKLANRHGLVAGATGTGKTVTLQHLAEAFSDAGVAVFAADVKGDLCGLGAAGAPQGKVAERIAGMPWLGHRAQAYPVSLWDIAGQSGHPLRTTLSEMGPLLLGNLLELTDSQQAALYAAFKVADREGLLLLDLKDLKALLAHLKDNPQLLGEDSALMTTASTQALLRRLATLEQQGAEALFGEPALQLEDLLRADPDGRGRIHLLDASRLVHEAPKVYATFLLWLLAELFEQLPERGDADKPILALFFDEAHLLFNDTPKALQDRLEQVVRLIRSKGVGVYFVTQSPGDLPDAVLAQLGLRIQHGLRAFTAKEQKSLRAVADGFRPNPAFDTLAVLTELGIGEALVGTLEEKGTPAMVQRVLVAPPQSRIGPLSAVERCALIAASPLAGRYDKPVDRESAYEMLSQRKGEPVEPAPQPQADEESFADKAGEFLQSAAGQAIKSAVRQAANQLGRQLVRGLMGSLLGGKKR from the coding sequence ATGTCGGAAATTTCGACCATCGTTGTAGGTGCTGGCCCGGATGGCCAACCAGTCGGGCAGGCGATGAAGCTGGCCAATCGCCATGGCCTGGTAGCGGGTGCTACAGGTACTGGCAAGACTGTCACCCTGCAGCACCTGGCGGAAGCGTTCAGTGATGCGGGGGTGGCGGTGTTCGCCGCCGATGTCAAAGGCGACCTGTGCGGCCTCGGCGCTGCTGGCGCGCCGCAGGGCAAGGTGGCCGAACGCATCGCCGGTATGCCTTGGCTGGGGCACCGGGCGCAGGCCTACCCGGTAAGCCTGTGGGACATCGCCGGGCAGTCCGGGCACCCGCTACGCACCACCCTCAGCGAGATGGGGCCGCTGCTGCTGGGCAATTTGCTGGAGCTGACCGACAGCCAGCAGGCGGCGCTGTATGCCGCGTTCAAGGTGGCCGACCGTGAAGGCCTGTTGCTGCTGGACCTCAAGGACCTGAAAGCGCTGCTGGCGCACCTGAAGGACAACCCGCAACTGCTCGGCGAAGACAGTGCACTGATGACCACGGCTTCCACCCAGGCCCTGTTGCGCAGGCTGGCTACCCTGGAACAGCAGGGGGCCGAGGCGCTGTTCGGTGAGCCGGCATTGCAGCTCGAGGACCTGCTGCGAGCAGACCCGGATGGCCGTGGGCGCATCCACTTGCTGGACGCCAGCCGCCTGGTGCACGAGGCACCCAAGGTGTATGCAACCTTCCTGTTGTGGCTGCTGGCCGAGCTGTTCGAGCAGTTGCCGGAGCGCGGCGATGCCGACAAGCCGATACTGGCGCTATTCTTCGATGAAGCGCACCTGCTGTTCAACGATACGCCCAAGGCCTTGCAGGACCGCCTGGAGCAGGTGGTGCGGCTGATCCGCTCCAAGGGGGTTGGGGTGTACTTCGTTACCCAGTCGCCAGGCGACTTGCCGGATGCAGTGCTGGCGCAGTTGGGCTTGCGCATCCAGCATGGCTTGCGGGCATTCACCGCCAAGGAGCAGAAATCGCTGCGAGCGGTGGCAGATGGCTTCCGCCCCAATCCGGCGTTCGACACCTTGGCGGTGCTGACCGAGCTGGGCATTGGCGAGGCGTTGGTAGGGACGCTGGAAGAAAAGGGCACGCCGGCGATGGTGCAGCGCGTGTTGGTGGCACCGCCGCAGTCGCGTATCGGGCCGCTGAGCGCCGTTGAGCGTTGTGCGCTGATTGCGGCTTCCCCATTGGCCGGGCGTTATGACAAGCCGGTGGACCGTGAATCGGCTTATGAAATGCTCAGCCAGCGCAAGGGCGAGCCGGTAGAGCCGGCACCACAGCCCCAGGCGGACGAGGAAAGTTTTGCCGACAAGGCCGGCGAGTTTCTGCAGAGTGCGGCCGGGCAGGCGATCAAGTCGGCGGTGCGTCAAGCGGCCAACCAGTTGGGGCGGCAGCTGGTGCGGGGGCTGATGGGGTCGTTGCTGGGGGGGAAGAAAAGGTAG
- a CDS encoding PilZ domain-containing protein gives MFNKRYIERHQLPCVLKVFNRFTGQLIGQLGNASEDGLMLISQLPVLVGPDYELQLRLPLLGGGHQFVNLTASCLWCREDQTPGHYDSGFMLLQTPREYDEFVASLRDYFSFLPADASV, from the coding sequence ATGTTCAACAAGCGCTACATAGAACGACACCAGCTGCCCTGTGTTCTCAAGGTGTTCAATCGCTTTACCGGCCAGCTCATCGGCCAGTTGGGTAACGCCTCCGAGGACGGGCTGATGCTGATCAGCCAACTGCCGGTGCTGGTAGGGCCCGACTACGAATTGCAATTGCGCTTGCCGTTGCTCGGCGGCGGGCATCAGTTCGTCAACCTGACTGCCAGTTGCCTGTGGTGCCGCGAAGACCAGACGCCCGGCCATTACGATTCCGGTTTCATGCTGCTGCAAACGCCCCGCGAGTACGATGAATTCGTCGCTTCGTTGCGCGACTATTTCAGTTTTCTTCCCGCCGACGCTTCGGTCTGA
- a CDS encoding tetratricopeptide repeat protein translates to MRALIVFALAASAVGCTRWSMDHHLNNAYRAYDRGDCQRVMLELSQVDRTSRARPFIHPEVSLLRGQCLERQALYVDAAQTYQYLIQQYPGNEYAYRAQARLQTLEKLGHLRGEAAVASPVQSAPWR, encoded by the coding sequence ATGCGCGCCCTGATCGTTTTTGCCCTGGCTGCCAGCGCCGTCGGCTGCACCCGCTGGTCGATGGACCATCACCTGAACAACGCCTACCGCGCCTATGACCGCGGCGACTGCCAGCGGGTCATGCTCGAGTTGTCGCAAGTCGACCGCACCAGCCGTGCGCGGCCGTTCATCCACCCCGAGGTGTCGCTGCTGCGTGGCCAGTGCCTGGAGCGCCAGGCGCTGTACGTGGATGCTGCGCAGACCTACCAGTACCTGATCCAGCAGTATCCGGGCAACGAGTATGCCTATCGCGCCCAGGCGCGCCTGCAGACCCTGGAAAAACTGGGCCACCTGCGCGGCGAAGCAGCTGTGGCCAGCCCGGTGCAGAGCGCACCTTGGCGTTAA
- a CDS encoding methyl-accepting chemotaxis protein: protein MTNSDEQANRTNSVAAAINELGAAAQEIAGNAAQASQHASSARLLAEEGQQVVERNIAAMNRLSDLIVTSSAHIETLNSKTVNIGQILEVITSISQQTNLLALNAAIEAARAGEAGRGFAVVADEVRNLAHRTQESAQQVQTMIEELQVGARESVETMDQSQRHSQDSMQIANQAGERLDSVTVRIGEIDGMNQSVATATEEQTAVVEAINMDINEINMLNQEGVENLQATLRACSDLEQQASRLKHLVGSFRI, encoded by the coding sequence ATGACCAATTCCGACGAGCAGGCCAACCGCACCAACAGCGTGGCCGCGGCCATCAACGAACTGGGCGCCGCGGCCCAGGAAATTGCCGGCAACGCCGCCCAGGCCTCGCAGCACGCCAGCTCGGCGCGGCTGCTGGCCGAAGAAGGGCAACAGGTGGTCGAGCGCAACATTGCGGCGATGAACCGCCTGTCCGACCTGATCGTCACCTCCAGCGCGCACATCGAGACGCTGAACAGCAAGACCGTCAACATCGGCCAGATCCTCGAAGTGATCACCAGCATTTCCCAGCAGACCAACCTGCTGGCCCTCAACGCGGCCATCGAAGCGGCCCGTGCCGGTGAGGCCGGGCGCGGGTTTGCCGTGGTCGCCGACGAGGTGCGCAACCTGGCCCACCGCACCCAGGAATCGGCGCAGCAGGTGCAGACCATGATCGAAGAGCTGCAAGTCGGCGCCCGCGAGTCGGTCGAGACCATGGACCAGAGCCAACGCCACAGCCAGGACAGCATGCAGATCGCCAACCAGGCCGGCGAACGCCTGGACAGCGTTACCGTGCGCATCGGCGAAATCGACGGGATGAACCAGTCGGTGGCCACCGCCACCGAAGAGCAGACCGCCGTGGTCGAAGCGATCAACATGGACATCAACGAAATCAACATGCTCAACCAGGAGGGCGTGGAGAACCTGCAGGCCACCCTGCGCGCCTGTTCCGACCTGGAGCAACAGGCCAGCCGCCTGAAGCACCTGGTGGGCAGCTTCCGTATCTGA
- the purU gene encoding formyltetrahydrofolate deformylase, whose translation MRTYRLVIACPDRVGIVAKVSNFLALYNGWINEASHHSDEQSGWFFMRHEIRAESLPFGIEAFREAFAPIAEEFSMTWRITDSAQKKRVVLMASRESHCLADLLHRWHTDELDCEIPCVISNHNDLRSMVEWHGIPFFHVPVDPKDKAPAFAEVSRLVQEHAADVVVLARYMQILPPQLCQDYAEKVINIHHSFLPSFVGAKPYHQAALRGVKLIGATCHYVTEELDAGPIIEQDVVRVSHADSIDDMVRFGRDVEKMVLARGLRYHLEDRVLVHGNKTVVFD comes from the coding sequence ATGCGCACCTATCGTCTGGTGATCGCCTGCCCCGACCGTGTTGGCATCGTGGCGAAAGTCAGTAATTTCCTGGCCTTGTACAATGGCTGGATCAACGAAGCCAGCCATCACTCCGATGAGCAGAGTGGCTGGTTCTTCATGCGTCATGAAATTCGCGCCGAATCGCTGCCGTTCGGTATCGAGGCCTTCCGCGAAGCGTTTGCGCCGATCGCCGAAGAATTCTCCATGACCTGGCGGATTACCGACTCGGCGCAGAAAAAGCGCGTGGTGCTGATGGCCAGCCGCGAATCGCACTGCCTGGCCGACCTGCTGCACCGCTGGCACACCGATGAACTGGACTGCGAGATCCCCTGTGTAATCTCCAACCATAACGACCTGCGCAGCATGGTCGAATGGCATGGCATTCCGTTCTTCCATGTACCGGTCGACCCCAAGGACAAGGCCCCGGCATTCGCCGAAGTGTCGCGCCTGGTGCAGGAGCACGCTGCCGATGTGGTGGTGCTGGCTCGCTACATGCAGATCCTGCCGCCGCAACTGTGCCAGGACTATGCCGAGAAGGTGATCAACATCCACCACAGCTTCCTGCCGTCGTTCGTCGGCGCCAAGCCTTACCACCAGGCTGCGCTGCGCGGCGTCAAGCTGATCGGCGCGACCTGCCACTACGTCACCGAGGAGCTCGATGCTGGCCCGATCATCGAACAGGACGTGGTGCGCGTCAGCCATGCCGACAGCATCGATGACATGGTTCGCTTTGGCCGTGACGTGGAAAAGATGGTGTTGGCCCGTGGCCTGCGCTATCACCTGGAAGACCGCGTGCTGGTGCATGGCAACAAGACCGTGGTATTCGACTGA
- a CDS encoding lysylphosphatidylglycerol synthase transmembrane domain-containing protein has translation MNRLAWLGLALLGAVLVPALLGGSGLLPRLQRFDPSLLLTLFGMILLCWVINTLRLRLLLGQQGARLGRLRSLGVVMATEFAICTTPGGSGGPLALMALLARDRIGPARSGAVFAMDQLNDLVFFFCAMLAIAGYALFHSLGRSQQGMLLGSALLLCTALAGVLGLLRYRRTVMRLNGRLLRRLGMSPQRKRRWARKLLHFIDALAQTWRLPKRTLILVFTLTCVHWGLRYSVLYLVLQGLGVNLAWIPSFLVQMLSLSAGQFSLLPGGAGAAELTSASLLTPLVGSSTAAAAIVIWRAVTYYFYLLAGGPVFVFLLARPLLERWRRRQLG, from the coding sequence ATGAACCGCCTGGCATGGCTGGGCCTGGCCCTGCTCGGCGCGGTGCTGGTGCCGGCCTTGCTCGGTGGCAGCGGGCTGCTGCCAAGGCTGCAACGCTTCGATCCGAGCTTGCTGCTGACCCTGTTTGGCATGATCCTGCTGTGCTGGGTGATCAATACCCTTCGCCTGCGCCTGCTGCTCGGCCAGCAAGGTGCAAGGCTCGGGCGCCTGCGCAGCCTGGGTGTGGTGATGGCCACCGAGTTCGCCATCTGCACTACGCCCGGCGGCAGCGGTGGCCCGTTGGCGCTGATGGCCCTGCTGGCCCGCGACCGTATCGGCCCGGCGCGCAGCGGCGCGGTTTTCGCCATGGACCAGTTGAACGACCTGGTGTTCTTCTTCTGCGCCATGCTGGCGATTGCCGGCTACGCCTTGTTCCACAGCCTGGGGCGTAGCCAGCAAGGCATGCTACTGGGCAGCGCGTTGCTCCTGTGCACGGCCCTGGCCGGGGTGCTTGGGCTGTTGCGCTACCGGCGCACGGTGATGCGCCTGAATGGCCGCCTGTTGCGCCGCCTGGGCATGAGCCCGCAGCGCAAACGCCGCTGGGCGCGCAAACTGCTGCACTTCATCGATGCCCTGGCGCAAACCTGGCGCCTGCCGAAACGCACGCTGATCCTGGTTTTCACCCTCACCTGCGTGCACTGGGGGCTGCGCTACAGCGTGTTGTACCTGGTGTTGCAGGGGCTGGGGGTGAACCTGGCGTGGATACCCAGCTTTCTGGTGCAGATGCTGTCGCTCAGCGCTGGCCAGTTCAGCCTGCTGCCGGGCGGTGCCGGTGCCGCCGAGCTGACCTCGGCGAGCCTGCTGACACCCTTGGTGGGCAGCTCGACCGCGGCGGCGGCGATCGTGATATGGCGGGCGGTTACCTACTACTTCTACCTGTTGGCGGGTGGGCCGGTATTCGTGTTTCTGCTGGCGCGGCCGTTGCTGGAGCGCTGGCGGCGGCGTCAGCTTGGTTGA